In Gopherus flavomarginatus isolate rGopFla2 chromosome 1, rGopFla2.mat.asm, whole genome shotgun sequence, a single genomic region encodes these proteins:
- the LOC127058825 gene encoding perilipin-3-like, whose product MSSEKQINDSSLENQEQEQQNLLRRVASLPLVSSAYDMAVTAYTSTKESHPYLKSLCDVAEKGVKTISEAAASRAQPILTSFEPQIAAANEYAVKGLGTLEEKLPSLQITADKAASDTKELVPSKVEAGCRFSSLVDVTRDAVQESVESTKSVMTHSVNTVMGSRMGQMAVSGVEAVLEKSEELIDQYLPITDEELAELATSIEEDGVAPLQPQSYFVHLGSLSSKLRHRAYQHSLAKIKNTRQSIQETLSQLHQSIDLIEYMKQGVDQKLQDGHEKLYQMWLDWSKRQTEGSEDTDLVQAEQLESHALTMFQSIIQQLQATCLTLMSSIQGFPSNIQDKVQQVRHSTKELQASFSTVHSFQDLSSRILTQSRKQITKAQGYMDELLEYIVHNTPLSWLVGPFMLSGKIPEEAMEPSE is encoded by the exons ATGTCTTCTGAGAAGCAAATAAATGATTCTTCCCTAGAGAACCAGGAACAGGAGCAACAG AATCTCTTGAGGCGGGTGGCCAGTCTGCCCTTGGTCAGCTCTGCCTATGACATGGCTGTAACTGCCTACACCTCCACCAAGGAGAGCCACCCCTACCTAAAGTCCTTGTGTGATGTGGCAGAGAAAGGAGTGAAGACCATTAGTGAGGCTGCAGCCAGCAGGGCACAGCCAATTCTGACTTCATTTGAACCACAGA TTGCAGCAGCAAATGAATATGCTGTTAAGGGACTAGGCACACTGGAAGAAAAGCTGCCAAGCCTTCAAATTACAGCAGATAAG GCTGCTTCAGACACCAAGGAGCTGGTGCCATCCAAAGTGGAAGCTGGCTGCAGATTCTCCAGCTTAGTAGATGTGACCAGAGATGCTGTGCAAGAGAGTGTGGAGTCCACCAAGTCAGTTATGACTCACAGTGTGAACACAGTCATGGGCTCAAGAATGGGCCAGATGGCTGTGAGTGGTGTGGAAGCAGTGCTGGAGAAATCAGAGGAGCTGATAGATCAATATCTCCCCATAACAGATGAGGAACTAG CTGAACTTGCAACATCTATAGAGGAGGATGGAGTGGCTCCTCTCCAGCCTCAAAGTTACTTTGTGCACTTAGGCTCCCTGTCAAGCAAACTCCGCCACCGTGCCTACCAGCATTCTCTAGCCAAGATTAAAAATACCAGGCAGAGTATCCAAGAGACTCTCTCCCAGCTTCATCAATCCATTGATCTG ATTGAATACATGAAGCAAGGAGTGGATCAGAAGCTTCAAGATGGCCACGAGAAGCTCTACCAAATGTGGCTGGACTGGAGCAAGAGGCAGACAGAAGGGAGTGAGGACACAGACTTGGTACAAGCTGAG CAACTGGAGTCTCATGCTCTGACAATGTTTCAGAGCATTATACAGCAGCTGCAGGCAACCTGCCTGACCCTAATGTCAAGCATCCAAGGCTTCCCCTCCAACATCCAGGATAAGGTGCAGCAGGTTCGCCAcagcacaaaagagctccagGCATCTTTCTCCACAGTCCACTCCTTCCAAGACCTCTCCAGCAGAATCCTGACCCAGAGCCGCAAACAGATCACCAAAGCCCAGGGCTACATGGATGAGCTGCTAGAGTACATAGTGCACAACACTCCTCTGTCCTGGCTAGTGGGACCCTTCATGCTGTCTGGTAAAATTCCAGAAGAAGCCATGGAACCATCAGAATGA